A single Larimichthys crocea isolate SSNF chromosome VIII, L_crocea_2.0, whole genome shotgun sequence DNA region contains:
- the hddc3 gene encoding guanosine-3',5'-bis(diphosphate) 3'-pyrophosphohydrolase MESH1 encodes MNSDAVLLLETVHFAAEKHRQQRRKDAEQTPYINHPVGVARILSHEGGITDIEVLQAALLHDTVEDTDTTPAELEAKFGPIVARIVQEVTDDKSLPKQERKRQQVEHAPHCSHQAKLVKLADKLYNLRDLNRCTPVGWTAERVQEYFVWAREVVKGLRGTSSALEEKLDELFRQRGVQL; translated from the exons ATGAATTCAGACGCGGTGTTGTTGCTGGAGACTGTTCACTTCGCCGCGGAGAAACACCGGCAGCAGAGGCGGAAAGACGCGGAGCAGACGCCGTACATTAACCACCCCGTAG GAGTAGCAAGAATCCTCAGCCATGAAGGAGGCATCACAGATATCGAAGTTTTGCAA GCCGCTCTGCTTCACGACACGGTGGAGGACACAGACACCACCCCCGCAGAGCTTGAAGCAAAGTTTGGACCGATTGTGGCTCGTATCGTTCAGGAGGTGACGGACGATAAAAGCCTACCCAAACAGGAGAGGAAGCGCCAGCAGGTGGAGCACGCGCCTCACTGCAGTCACCAAGCCAAACTGGTCAAACTGGCTGACAAACTGTACAACCTGAGAGACCTGAACCGCTGCACACCTGTTG gtTGGACGGCGGAGCGGGTCCAGGAGTATTTCGTTTGGGCCCGTGAGGTGGTGAAAGGACTCAGAGGAACCAGCTCAGCTCTGGAGGAGAAACTGGACGAGctgttcagacaaagaggagtCCAGCTTTGA
- the mfap1 gene encoding microfibrillar-associated protein 1: MSSREALNMKLPPIQSTAGAVPVRNEKGELSMEKVKVKRYVSGKRPDYAPMESSDEEEEDFQFVKKGKEMMEMPELELEEEEVSDPRLKRLLNRVSEDVEERLARHRQIAEPEVVAESSEDSDEGTWHPEREESSEEEEEEEEEVDDEEIERRRAMMRQRAVERKNEEMEVMEVEEEGKSGEESESESEYEEYTDSEDEAEPRLKPVFIRKKDRVTVAEREAEEQRQRELEAEAKKQAEERRRYTLKIVEEEAKKEFEENRRTLAALDALDTDGENEEEEYEAWKVRELKRIKRDREAREQMEREKAEIERFHNLTEEERRAELRNSGKVITNKATKGKYKFLQKYYHRGAFFMDGEDDVYKRDFSAPTLEDHFNKTILPKVMQVKNFGRSGRTKYTHLVDQDTTSFDSAWAQESAQNSKFFKQKAAGVRDVFDRPTVKKRKT, translated from the exons ATGTCTAGTCGCGAAGCCCTCAACATGAAGCTGCCTCCGATCCAGTCCACGGCCGGAGCCGTGCCGGTCCGGAACGAGAAAG GTGAGCTCTCCATggagaaggtgaaggtgaagcgGTACGTGTCGGGTAAACGACCTGACTACGCGCCAATGGAGTCGTCggacgaggaagaagaggacTTCCAGTTTGTGAAGAAGGGAAAGGAAATGATGGAGATGccggagctggagctggaggaagaggaggtctCTGACCCACGTCTCAAACGTCTGCTCAACCGTGTCTCCGAGGACGTGGAGGAGAG GCTGGCGAGACACAGACAGATCGCAGAGCCTGAAGTCGTGGCCGAGAGCAGCGAGGACTCTGATGAAGGAACCTGGCACCCGGAGCGAGAGGAGAGCagcgaggaagaagaggaggaagaggaagaagtggaCGATGAG GAAATCGAGAGGAGACGAGCGATGATGAGGCAGCGAGCCGTCGAACGCAAGAACGAGGAGATGGAGGtcatggaggtggaggaggaagggaagtcCGGGGAGGAGTCGGAGTCGGAGTCTGAATACGAAGAATACACAGACAGCGAGGACGAAGCCGAGCCGCGACTCAAACCTGTCTTCATTCGCAA AAAGGACAGAGTCACGGTGGCGGAGCGcgaggcagaggagcagaggcaaagagagcTGGAGGCCGAGGCCAAGAAGCAGGCGGAGGAGCGACGTCGCTACACCCTCAAGAtcgtggaggaggaggcgaagaAGGAGTTTGAGGAGAACCGACGCACGCTGGCCGCTCTGGACGCTTTGGACACAGACGGAGAGAACGAGGAGGAAGAATATGAAGCCTGGAAAGTCCGAGAGCTGAAACGCATCAAGAGGGATCGAGAGGCCAGAGAACA gatggagagggagaaggcTGAAATCGAGAGATTCCACAACCTGACGGAGGAGGAGCGCAGAGCCGAGCTCCGCAACAGCGGCAAAGTCATCACCAACAAAGCCACCAAAGGCAAATACAAGTTTCTGCAGAAGTACTACCACAGAGGTGCCTTCTTCATG GACGGGGAGGACGACGTCTACAAGAGAGATTTCAGCGCGCCGACTCTGGAGGATCACTTCAACAAAACCATCTTACCCAAAGTCATGCAG GTCAAAAACTTTGGTCGGTCCGGACGCACCAAGTACACCCACCTGGTGGACCAGGACACCACGTCGTTCGACTCGGCCTGGGCTCAGGAGAGCGCTCAGAACAGCAAGTTCTTCAAGCAGAAGGCGGCGGGCGTGAGGGACGTGTTCGACAGACCCAcggtgaagaagaggaagacttAA